Part of the Acidobacteriota bacterium genome is shown below.
GGCAGCACGACGCCCGCGAGCCAGGGATCGAAGTAGACGAGCATCTCCTGCAGGCCCAGGAAGTACCAGGGCGCCTTCGAGGGGTTCGGGGTGTTGGCCGGATTGGCCGGCTGCTCGATGGGCGCCTCGAGGGCGATCGACCAGACCACCAGAACGGCGCTGCAGAGGACGAGGGCGATCAGCTCGGTGTAGACGAGGTCCGGCCAGACCCAGACGCGGTCGGACTCCTGCTTCTCGATGACGTCGTCTCCGGCCGCGACGCGCTGGTCGTTGAGAACGGCCTCGCGCATCGAGTACCAGGTGAAGAAGACCACCAGGAAGATCAGCGCCACGATCGGCACGTTGTCCGGCTTGGCGATGATCAGCACGAAGTTCTCGTCGGTCAGGCCGAACAGGAAGAACACCGTGAGAAAGCCCATCAGGCCGTAGCCCACCGAGAGCTTGGCGAAGGCCTCGCGCTTCCACACGATCAGCGCCAGCGCGACCACCGATAGCAGGAAGAACAGCCGCGGATCGGAGACCAGGTTGAAGAATCCCTTTATCGCTTCCATGGTGTCGTGATCTCTCTACGTCCAAAGGCGAAGAGGCTCTAGAGCGGCCCCGAGATTCCGCCGTCCTTGCGTACGCGCCAGAAGTGCACGGCCATCAGGAATCCGATCACGAGCGGCAGAGCCACGCAATGCAGCACGTAGAAGCGCAGCAGGGCTCCCTCGCCCACGAACGTGCCGCCGAGCAGTGCGAAGCGGGCGTCGTCGGCCGCGTGAATCAACTGCACGTCGCCGATGGCGAGCAGCGATGCGCCGGGACCCTCGTACCCCAGGAACGGCGTCGCACGCGCCATGTTCGATCCGACCGTGATGGCCCAGATCGCCAACTGGTCCCACGGCAGCAGGTAGCCGGTGAACGACAGCAGCAGCGTCAGGACCAGCATGATGACCCCGACGTTCCAGTTGAACTCCCGCGGCGGCTTGTACGATCCGGTCATGAAGACCCGGAACATGTGCAGCCACACGGTGATGACCATCGCGTGGGCGCCCCAGCGGTGCATTTCGCGCATGATGCCCAGCGGTACGTGCTCCCGCAGCCCGACGATGTCGGAGTAGGCGTACTCCAGCGTTGGCCGGTAGTAGAACATCAGCAGCACGCCGGTGAACGTGAGCACGAGAAACAGAAAAAAGCTCAGTCCGCCCATGCACCAGGTGTACCGCAGCCGGACGCCGTGCTTCTTCAGCCGCACCGGATGCAGGTGCAGGAAGACGTTGGACAGCATGACCAGCACGCGGTTGCGGTCGTTGAGCGGCGCGTCGTGCCGGAAGACCGACGCCCAGATCTGCGTCTCGGTGAGCCAGTTCCAGGCGCGCTCCAGCGCACCCGCCTGCGGTTGGATAGATTTCGCCTTCGCCATGATTCAGCAGCTCCGAGTCTTCCTAGACGCCAAGGAACGCCTCGGGGTCGGTCCACTGCCCCAGCTCTTCCTGGAACTTGCGCGCCTTGTCGATCATGATTTGTCCATCTTCGGCCAGCACGATGCGAGCGCGTTCGAGGGGACGCGGCGCCGGACCTTCGAAGTTGATTCCCGTCGGCCGGAACCCGCTCCCGTGACAGGGGCACTTGAA
Proteins encoded:
- a CDS encoding DUF4405 domain-containing protein is translated as MAKAKSIQPQAGALERAWNWLTETQIWASVFRHDAPLNDRNRVLVMLSNVFLHLHPVRLKKHGVRLRYTWCMGGLSFFLFLVLTFTGVLLMFYYRPTLEYAYSDIVGLREHVPLGIMREMHRWGAHAMVITVWLHMFRVFMTGSYKPPREFNWNVGVIMLVLTLLLSFTGYLLPWDQLAIWAITVGSNMARATPFLGYEGPGASLLAIGDVQLIHAADDARFALLGGTFVGEGALLRFYVLHCVALPLVIGFLMAVHFWRVRKDGGISGPL